A window of the Chlorocebus sabaeus isolate Y175 chromosome 8, mChlSab1.0.hap1, whole genome shotgun sequence genome harbors these coding sequences:
- the LOC119618912 gene encoding LOW QUALITY PROTEIN: tumor necrosis factor receptor superfamily member 10D-like (The sequence of the model RefSeq protein was modified relative to this genomic sequence to represent the inferred CDS: deleted 1 base in 1 codon): MGLCGQSAPTASSARAGRYPGARTASGTTPWLPDPKTLKFVFVVVAVLLPVQVDSATISRQDEVPPPPVASQQQRRSLEAECPAGSHRSEHTGACNPCTEGVDYTIASNNLPSCLLCTVCKSGQTNKSSCTTTRDTVCQCEKGSFQDENSPEMCRKCSPGCPRGMVMVNDCTPWSDINCSASAASSTGKTPAVEDTVPTSLGTPALSGLIAGIVTVFIILFAAAFVYILRRKKLISSLKGICSGGGGGPERVHRVFFWRSRPSRVPGTEDNARNETLSTRFLQPTQVSEQEIEGQEPAEPTGVTVQSPEELQRLLEQAEAQVGCQRRTLLVPVNDADPIEINTLLDASATLEEGHAKEIIQDHMVDSEKLFYEEDDAGFATSSL, from the exons ATGGGACTTTGCGGACAGAGCGCCCCGACCGCCTCGAGCGCTCGAGCAGGGCGCTATCCAGGAGCCAGGACGGCGTCGGGAACCACACCATGGCTCCCGGACCCCAAGACCCTTAAGTTTGTTTTCGTCGTCGTCGCGGTTCTGCTGCCG GTCCAAGTTGACTCTGCCACCATCTCCCGGCAGGACGAAGTTCCCCCGCCGCCAGTGGCCTCACAGCAACAGAGGCGCAGCCTTGAGGCGGAGTGTCCAGCAG gGTCTCATAGATCAGAACATACTGGAGCCTGTAACCCGTGCACAGAGGGTGTGGATTACACCATTGCTTCCAACAATTTGCCTTCTTGCCTTCTATGTACAGTTTGTAAATCAG GTCAAACAAATAAAAGCTCCTGCACCACGACCAGAGACACTGTgtgtcaatgtgaaaaaggaagctTCCAGGATGAAAACTCCCCTGAGATGTGCCGGAAGTGCAGCCCAGG GTGTCCCAGAGGGATGGTCATGGTCAATGATTGTACGCCCTGGAGTGACATCAACTGCAGTGCATCAGCTGCCAGTTCCACTGGGAAAACCCCTGCGGTGGAAGACACAGTGCCCACCAGCCTGGGGACTCCTGCCCTTTCCGGTCTCATAGCCGGCATCGTTACAGTCTTCATCATTCTGTTTGCGGCTGCGTTTGTTTACATTTTACGTCGGAAGAAACTCATTTCTTCACTGAAAGGCATCTGCTCAG GTGGTGGAGGGGGCCCCGAACGTGTGCACAGA GTCTTTTTCTGGCGTTCACGTCCTTCACGAGTTCCTGGGACGGAGGACAATGCCCGCAACGAGACCCTGAGTACCAGATTCTTGCAGCCCACCCAGGTCTCTGAGCAGGAAATCGAAGGTCAGGAGCCGGCAGAGCCAACAGGTGTGACTGTACAGTCGCCAGAGGAGCTACAGCGTCTGCTG GAACAGGCAGAAGCTCAAGTG GGGTGTCAGAGGAGGACGCTGCTGGTTCCAGTGAATGACGCTGACCCCATTGAGA tCAACACCTTGCTGGATGCCTCGGCAACACTGGAGGAAGGACATGCAAAGGAAATAATTCAGGACCACATGGTGGACTCTGAGAAGCTCTTTTATGAAGAAGATGACGCAGGCTTTGCTACGTCGTCCCTGTGA